From one Streptomyces sp. NBC_01478 genomic stretch:
- a CDS encoding carbohydrate ABC transporter permease produces the protein MTTVTPTAPTPSEAKQSPAEAGSKRRSSARRRSTPLTIAMLAVLAYFLLPLFWLLIASTKSTQDLFNSFGLWFSHAPQLLSNIEATFTQDDGVYGRWLLNTVLYAGVSALGAALLAAAAGYGFAKYRFRGHGAAFNLVLGAIMIPTTALAIPTYLLFAKAGLVNTPWAVILPSLISPFGLYLMRIYAEDAVPDSLIEAARMDGAGEFRIFTTIALRLLAPGLVTVVLFTLVATWNNYFLPLIMLNDPNLYPITVGLSSWAAQAQNGGAGASSDMLALVVTGSLISIIPLVLAFLLLQRYWQSGLATGGVKQ, from the coding sequence ATGACCACCGTGACGCCCACCGCCCCCACGCCCTCGGAGGCGAAGCAATCACCCGCCGAGGCCGGGTCGAAGCGCCGGTCCTCGGCCCGCCGCCGCAGCACGCCGCTCACCATCGCGATGCTGGCCGTCCTGGCGTACTTCCTGCTGCCGCTCTTCTGGCTGCTGATCGCCTCGACCAAGAGCACCCAGGACCTGTTCAACAGCTTCGGCCTGTGGTTCTCGCACGCGCCCCAACTGCTCTCCAACATCGAGGCCACCTTCACCCAGGACGACGGCGTCTACGGCCGCTGGCTGCTCAACACCGTTCTGTATGCCGGGGTGAGCGCGCTCGGCGCGGCGCTGCTCGCGGCGGCGGCCGGCTACGGCTTCGCCAAGTACCGCTTCCGCGGCCACGGCGCGGCCTTCAACCTCGTGCTGGGCGCCATCATGATCCCCACCACCGCGCTGGCGATCCCCACCTACCTGCTCTTCGCCAAGGCGGGCCTGGTGAACACCCCTTGGGCCGTCATCCTGCCCTCCCTGATCAGCCCCTTCGGCCTCTACCTCATGCGGATCTACGCCGAGGACGCCGTCCCCGACAGCCTCATCGAGGCCGCCCGCATGGACGGTGCCGGAGAGTTCCGCATCTTCACCACCATCGCGCTGCGGCTCCTCGCGCCCGGGCTGGTGACCGTCGTCCTCTTCACGCTCGTCGCCACCTGGAACAACTACTTCCTGCCGCTGATCATGCTCAACGACCCGAACCTGTACCCCATCACGGTCGGGCTCTCCTCCTGGGCCGCCCAGGCGCAGAACGGCGGCGCCGGAGCCAGCAGCGACATGCTCGCCCTCGTCGTGACCGGTTCGCTGATCTCGATCATCCCGCTGGTCCTGGCCTTCCTGCTGCTCCAGCGGTACTGGCAGAGCGGCCTGGCCACCGGTGGCGTGAAGCAGTAG
- a CDS encoding RNA polymerase sigma factor, whose protein sequence is MGDVAGAAHPENPEIPGNPGNPEDAVLTRAAQSGEVAALGLLLERHRAGMRAVAVSILGPGVDADDVMQDAALTALLRIGDVRDPEAVGAWLRMIVRNAGRLVLREAVVVRPVDELPLRSTQLGPEQWLERNALRDWVWEALEELSPALRMPLVLRHLATGGASYERIAEVCGVPVGTVRSRLNRGRAQLAAALTATADTRHGDAAQRVRASRIEARALLAAEGHKDLRPSPRLTPDRISALR, encoded by the coding sequence ATGGGGGACGTCGCGGGGGCGGCACACCCGGAGAACCCGGAGATTCCGGGGAACCCGGGGAACCCGGAAGACGCGGTGCTGACGCGTGCGGCCCAGTCGGGTGAAGTCGCCGCGCTGGGGCTGCTGTTGGAGCGGCACCGGGCGGGGATGCGCGCCGTGGCGGTGAGCATCCTCGGGCCGGGCGTGGACGCCGACGACGTGATGCAGGACGCGGCGCTGACGGCACTGCTGCGCATCGGGGACGTACGTGATCCGGAGGCGGTGGGCGCGTGGTTGCGGATGATCGTGCGCAACGCCGGCCGACTGGTGCTGCGGGAGGCGGTGGTGGTCCGGCCGGTGGACGAACTGCCGTTGCGGTCCACGCAGTTGGGCCCGGAACAGTGGCTCGAACGCAACGCGCTGCGCGACTGGGTCTGGGAGGCACTGGAGGAGCTCTCACCGGCGTTGCGCATGCCGTTGGTGCTGCGCCACTTAGCCACCGGGGGTGCCTCGTACGAACGGATCGCGGAGGTCTGCGGGGTGCCGGTCGGCACGGTGCGCAGCCGACTGAACCGGGGCCGGGCCCAGTTGGCGGCCGCCCTCACCGCCACGGCGGACACTCGGCACGGCGACGCCGCACAACGGGTCCGCGCCAGCCGGATCGAGGCGCGTGCGCTGCTGGCCGCCGAGGGACACAAGGATCTTCGCCCGAGTCCTCGCCTCACCCCGGACCGGATCAGCGCACTGCGCTGA
- a CDS encoding SDR family oxidoreductase, with protein MRVFVAGATGYIGSAVVRELLDAGHQVLGLARSDPAADTLTRSGVAVHRGDIDDADSLRAGAAAADGVVYAANQHISETTDPAARAKAELNAVEAIGTELEGTGKPFVVTSGVIGRTPGRLLTEETPSTANPVTALRLQVELSVLAAGERGVRSSSVRLAPTVHGHGDARGFIPTLVGVARTTGVSAFVGDGSNRWPSVHRRDAATLYRLALESAPAGTPLHAVAEEGVPFRDIARAIGRQLGLPAVSLTPEEASRHFTGFLAPLVALDNPASSALTRQRTGWRPTHPTLVQDLEEGHYFGEFSAVR; from the coding sequence GTGCGTGTTTTCGTTGCGGGCGCGACGGGTTACATCGGCTCCGCCGTCGTTCGCGAACTCCTCGACGCGGGGCACCAGGTACTCGGCCTCGCCCGCTCGGACCCGGCCGCCGACACCTTGACGCGATCCGGTGTCGCCGTGCACCGCGGTGACATCGACGACGCCGACAGCCTGCGCGCCGGAGCCGCTGCCGCGGACGGCGTCGTCTACGCCGCGAACCAGCACATCTCCGAGACCACCGACCCGGCCGCACGTGCGAAGGCCGAGCTGAACGCGGTGGAGGCGATCGGCACGGAACTGGAGGGCACGGGCAAGCCCTTCGTGGTCACTTCGGGGGTCATCGGCCGAACACCGGGCCGTCTGCTCACCGAAGAAACCCCCTCAACCGCCAACCCGGTCACGGCCCTTCGGCTCCAGGTGGAGCTGTCCGTCCTCGCCGCGGGCGAGCGCGGAGTGCGGTCGTCCTCGGTACGGCTGGCCCCGACCGTGCACGGCCACGGAGACGCGCGCGGATTCATCCCGACGCTCGTCGGCGTCGCTCGTACGACGGGTGTGTCCGCCTTCGTCGGCGACGGGTCGAACCGGTGGCCGTCGGTGCACCGACGTGACGCGGCGACCCTGTACCGACTGGCCCTGGAATCCGCCCCGGCCGGTACGCCCCTCCACGCCGTCGCCGAGGAGGGGGTGCCGTTCCGGGACATCGCGCGGGCCATCGGGCGTCAACTGGGGCTCCCCGCCGTCAGTTTGACCCCCGAGGAGGCGAGCCGGCACTTCACCGGTTTCCTCGCCCCGCTGGTCGCGCTCGACAACCCGGCGTCGAGCGCCCTGACCCGGCAGCGCACGGGATGGCGGCCGACGCACCCCACGCTGGTCCAGGACCTCGAAGAGGGCCATTACTTCGGGGAGTTCAGCGCAGTGCGCTGA
- a CDS encoding ABC transporter substrate-binding protein, with the protein MSGTFSNSPSSLSRRGFLAATGAVSLGAALTACGGDSGSTSGSSSKPVGQADIDKAMKTPTQLTFWTWVPNIDKEVALFEKKYPAVKVKVVNAGQGTPQYTKLRTALKANSGAPDMVQIEFQAIPTFTITDSLLDLRPYGASALKSTFVDWTWGQVSGSKGEVWAIPQDTGPMGMLYRKDIFDRHGIQVPTTWDEFAAAARKLHKADPDVYLTNLAANQVAAWHGLLWQAGAKPYVTSGKSDITVSVDDAVSQKLGQYWGTLAKDGVIGVEPDFTDSWYAALNKGKYATWLTGAWGPAFLSGSAKATSGKWRAAPLPQWDAAKPSSGNWGGSTTAVIRSTKNPIQAAVFAQFLNSDPTSAKMFATEQFFFPATKTLLGEASFLGDAPAFYGGQKVNQVFADISAQVDPAFQWPPFLDRVATDWTETVGKSLADKTDTVRALGSWQSRITTFAKSQGFTVKGG; encoded by the coding sequence ATGTCCGGAACCTTCTCCAACTCGCCCTCGTCGCTGAGTCGTCGGGGCTTCCTCGCCGCCACCGGAGCCGTGTCGCTGGGTGCCGCCCTGACCGCCTGCGGTGGCGACAGCGGCAGCACGAGCGGTTCGTCCAGCAAGCCGGTCGGTCAGGCCGACATCGACAAGGCGATGAAGACGCCGACCCAACTCACTTTCTGGACCTGGGTGCCGAACATCGACAAGGAGGTCGCGCTCTTCGAGAAGAAGTACCCGGCCGTGAAGGTCAAGGTCGTCAACGCCGGTCAGGGCACGCCCCAGTACACCAAGCTGCGCACCGCGCTGAAGGCGAACAGCGGGGCGCCGGACATGGTGCAGATCGAGTTCCAGGCGATCCCGACGTTCACCATCACCGACAGCCTGCTGGACCTGCGTCCCTACGGCGCCTCCGCGCTCAAGTCGACATTCGTGGACTGGACTTGGGGGCAGGTCAGCGGCAGCAAGGGCGAGGTGTGGGCGATACCGCAGGACACCGGACCGATGGGCATGCTGTACCGCAAGGACATCTTCGACCGGCACGGCATCCAAGTCCCCACCACCTGGGACGAGTTCGCGGCCGCTGCCCGCAAGCTGCACAAGGCCGACCCGGACGTCTACCTCACCAACCTCGCCGCCAACCAAGTCGCCGCCTGGCACGGCCTGTTGTGGCAGGCGGGCGCCAAGCCGTACGTCACCTCCGGCAAGAGCGACATCACCGTCAGTGTCGACGACGCGGTCTCCCAGAAGCTCGGCCAGTACTGGGGCACCCTCGCCAAGGACGGCGTGATCGGCGTTGAGCCGGACTTCACCGACTCCTGGTACGCGGCCCTCAACAAGGGCAAGTACGCGACCTGGCTGACCGGCGCCTGGGGGCCGGCCTTCCTCTCCGGCTCGGCGAAGGCCACCTCCGGCAAGTGGCGCGCCGCCCCGCTCCCGCAGTGGGACGCCGCCAAGCCCAGCTCGGGCAACTGGGGCGGCTCGACCACCGCGGTCATCCGCTCCACCAAGAACCCCATCCAGGCAGCGGTGTTCGCCCAGTTCCTCAACAGCGATCCCACCAGCGCCAAGATGTTCGCCACCGAACAGTTCTTCTTCCCGGCGACCAAGACCCTGCTCGGCGAGGCGAGTTTCCTCGGCGACGCACCCGCCTTCTACGGCGGCCAGAAGGTCAACCAGGTCTTCGCGGACATCAGCGCCCAGGTCGACCCCGCCTTCCAGTGGCCGCCGTTCCTCGACCGGGTGGCCACGGACTGGACCGAGACGGTCGGCAAGTCGCTGGCCGACAAGACGGACACCGTCCGCGCGCTCGGCTCCTGGCAGTCACGCATCACGACCTTCGCCAAGAGCCAGGGCTTCACCGTCAAGGGAGGCTGA
- a CDS encoding chitosanase, protein MVHPFHDPATSEPASPSRRTLLALIGVSLAAAPLLRTPQASAATKAAAAIGLDDPAKKEIAMKLVSSAENSSLDWKAQYKYIEDIGDGRGYTAGIIGFCSGTGDMLDLVQLYATRKPGNVLAKYLPALRNVNGTDSHSGLDPNFPKDWRTAAQDTVFQQAQNDERDRVYFNPAVSQGKTDGLRVLGQFTYYDAIVMHGDGDDPTSFRNIRARALRSAKPPAQGGNETTYLNAFLDARVWAMQQEEAHSDTTRVDTEQRVFLRNGNFDLNTPLTWKVYGDSYTIN, encoded by the coding sequence GTGGTCCACCCGTTCCACGACCCCGCCACCTCCGAGCCGGCGAGCCCCTCTCGTCGTACGCTCCTCGCGCTCATCGGTGTGTCGCTCGCGGCGGCACCTCTGCTGCGCACTCCGCAGGCCTCGGCAGCCACCAAGGCCGCCGCGGCGATCGGGCTCGACGACCCGGCGAAGAAGGAGATCGCCATGAAGCTGGTGTCGAGCGCGGAGAACTCCTCGCTCGACTGGAAGGCCCAGTACAAGTACATCGAGGACATAGGCGACGGCCGGGGCTACACCGCCGGCATCATCGGCTTCTGCTCCGGCACCGGCGACATGCTCGACCTCGTGCAGCTCTACGCGACCCGCAAGCCCGGCAACGTCCTCGCCAAGTACCTGCCCGCGCTGCGCAACGTCAACGGCACCGACTCGCACTCCGGACTCGACCCGAACTTCCCCAAGGACTGGCGCACCGCGGCGCAGGACACGGTGTTCCAGCAGGCGCAGAACGACGAACGCGACCGCGTGTACTTCAACCCCGCCGTCAGCCAGGGCAAGACCGACGGGCTGCGCGTGCTGGGCCAGTTCACGTACTACGACGCCATCGTCATGCACGGCGACGGCGACGACCCGACCAGCTTCCGCAACATCCGCGCCCGCGCCCTGCGTTCGGCCAAGCCGCCGGCCCAGGGCGGCAACGAGACGACGTATCTCAACGCCTTCCTGGACGCGCGTGTGTGGGCCATGCAGCAGGAGGAGGCCCACAGCGACACCACCCGCGTCGACACCGAACAGCGCGTCTTCCTCCGAAACGGCAACTTCGACCTCAACACGCCGCTGACCTGGAAGGTCTACGGGGACAGCTACACCATCAACTGA
- a CDS encoding LacI family DNA-binding transcriptional regulator: MTPVAGRGAGAAPRSVDVARLAGVSQKTVSRVMNDEPYVSEDVRRRVLAAAEELGYRSNNAARALASGRTRSIGVVTLGTALYGPASLLMGVERAVRDTGYALRVVNTMEGESAGIAGAVDSLLDQGVDGIVISEPIDEEGGAELSARVDVPVLVLGAPPPLAAAHVVTGGIVSGQMARAATEHLLELGHTTVHHLAGPQRWYSARDRLDGWRAALAAHGRVEPPVVQGDWSAASGYTAGRELVADAGVTAVFAANDDMAIGLMRALTEAGRRVPEDVSVVGFDDTPVAAYVTPPLTTVRQPFDAMAQDGLKLLVHAIENPQADPLPMADPPVELIVRASTAAPR; this comes from the coding sequence ATGACACCAGTGGCAGGACGCGGCGCGGGGGCCGCGCCGCGCAGTGTGGACGTGGCGCGCCTGGCGGGCGTGTCGCAGAAGACGGTGTCCCGGGTCATGAACGACGAGCCGTACGTCTCAGAAGACGTACGCCGTCGTGTCCTCGCGGCGGCCGAGGAACTCGGCTACCGCTCCAACAACGCGGCCCGCGCCCTCGCCTCCGGACGTACCCGGTCCATCGGCGTCGTGACGCTCGGCACCGCCCTCTACGGTCCCGCCTCGCTGCTCATGGGCGTCGAGCGGGCCGTCCGGGACACCGGCTACGCGCTCCGCGTGGTCAACACGATGGAAGGCGAGTCGGCGGGCATCGCCGGCGCCGTCGACTCGCTCCTCGACCAGGGCGTGGACGGCATCGTCATCTCCGAGCCGATCGACGAGGAGGGCGGCGCGGAGCTGTCCGCGCGGGTCGATGTGCCGGTCCTCGTTCTCGGTGCGCCGCCGCCCCTGGCCGCCGCGCATGTTGTGACGGGCGGGATCGTCTCCGGGCAGATGGCGCGGGCGGCCACGGAGCACCTGCTGGAACTGGGCCACACCACTGTCCATCATCTGGCGGGGCCTCAGCGCTGGTACTCGGCGCGGGATCGGCTCGACGGGTGGCGTGCCGCGCTCGCCGCCCACGGGCGGGTCGAACCTCCCGTCGTGCAGGGCGACTGGTCGGCTGCCTCCGGGTACACGGCCGGTCGTGAACTCGTCGCCGATGCCGGTGTCACCGCGGTGTTCGCCGCGAATGACGACATGGCGATCGGTCTGATGCGGGCGCTGACGGAAGCGGGGCGGCGGGTTCCGGAGGATGTCAGTGTCGTCGGGTTTGACGACACGCCGGTTGCCGCGTATGTGACACCGCCGTTGACCACGGTGCGGCAGCCGTTCGACGCGATGGCGCAGGACGGTCTGAAGCTGTTGGTGCATGCCATCGAGAACCCTCAGGCGGATCCTTTGCCTATGGCCGATCCGCCGGTTGAGCTGATTGTTCGGGCGTCTACGGCGGCGCCCCGCTAG
- a CDS encoding carbohydrate ABC transporter permease, which produces MATTTTAARTKVPPRRRQVGTAGVLFIAPFMALFLLLFLAPLGYAAYLSLFQEKLIGGSTFVGLDNYTTALKDPQLLKGIGRVALFFVIQVPVMLLLALCFALALDSGLLRLARVIRLGIFVPYAVPSVIATLMWGYLYGPDFGPFAQISHDLHLPAPHFLSGSWMLGSLANIVTWEFVGYNMIILYAALRTIPGELYEAAAMDGAGAWRIAWSIKLPALRPALTLTLLFSVIGSFQLFNEPSLLMKVAPDVIDSSYTANLYAYSVAFISQQTNYAATVSFILGLVIVIVSYAFLLTANRRRTA; this is translated from the coding sequence ATGGCCACCACGACCACGGCGGCGCGCACCAAGGTCCCACCCCGCCGACGCCAAGTCGGCACCGCGGGCGTCCTGTTCATCGCCCCCTTCATGGCGCTGTTCCTGCTCCTCTTCCTCGCCCCGCTCGGCTACGCCGCCTACCTCAGCCTCTTCCAGGAGAAGCTCATCGGCGGCTCGACCTTCGTCGGCCTGGACAACTACACGACTGCCCTCAAGGACCCCCAACTCCTCAAGGGCATAGGCCGCGTGGCCCTGTTCTTCGTCATCCAGGTCCCCGTGATGCTGCTGCTCGCCCTGTGCTTCGCCCTCGCCCTGGACAGCGGCCTGCTCCGCCTCGCCCGCGTGATCCGCCTCGGCATCTTCGTCCCGTACGCCGTCCCCAGCGTGATCGCGACCCTCATGTGGGGCTACCTCTACGGCCCCGACTTCGGCCCCTTCGCCCAGATCAGCCACGACCTCCACCTGCCGGCCCCGCACTTCCTCTCCGGCAGTTGGATGCTCGGCAGCCTCGCCAACATCGTGACCTGGGAGTTCGTCGGCTACAACATGATCATCCTGTACGCCGCCCTGCGCACCATCCCCGGCGAGCTGTACGAGGCCGCCGCCATGGACGGCGCCGGCGCCTGGCGCATCGCCTGGTCCATCAAACTCCCCGCGCTGCGCCCGGCGTTGACCCTCACCCTGCTGTTCTCGGTGATCGGCAGCTTCCAACTCTTCAACGAGCCGAGCCTGTTGATGAAGGTCGCCCCGGACGTCATCGACAGCTCCTACACCGCCAACCTCTACGCCTACTCCGTCGCCTTCATCAGCCAGCAGACCAACTACGCGGCCACGGTGTCCTTCATCCTCGGCCTGGTCATCGTGATCGTGTCGTACGCCTTCCTGCTGACCGCGAACCGCAGGAGGACCGCATGA